Part of the Arachis hypogaea cultivar Tifrunner chromosome 6, arahy.Tifrunner.gnm2.J5K5, whole genome shotgun sequence genome, TGCTAATGCTTGTAATTGCTGGCTTTGTTTGTAATTgctgggtgaaggtttagtgttttgtgattattggttaatgttttgGTTTAGTGTTCTCTCTTTTCCAGATTTCCCTTCTCCCTGTATTTCTGCATGTTGCTGAATTGGTAATCAATAAATTTGCCTTTTTGCTGTAAATCGGGACTTTACTAggatttgttgaatttgttgctgtaacttgaatttgttgctgaatttgttgcttcCCAGTCACAGAATCAGAACAGAATGCTCAGTCAGTGCTTGAttgattggctttgctcactgattgtatttgatgataaattttaaattaataacttttaaattttaaatttgcactgcccatgttactgattcactgttctttcagtgctttttgttgttgttaatcattgtgatgagctTTGTTAAAATTTGCACTGCCTATATTACTGAGTGTTCCTCCCgtgctttttgttgttgttaatcattgtggtGAACTTTGTTAAAATTTGCACTGCCTATGTTTAACATTTAAACTCTCAGCTTCTCAGCCCTGTTTGATTCTTCATCACAGGCAATTGAATCGAATCAACcaagcctttcttttctttttcttttagttgattcttaattttCTAATATATGTAGCTTTTTGAATCAAGTGGATCAGATTATGTAGTTTTCTTGATTTGGGATACTTTCGGAGACGCATTAGAAgagctattttattattatgtttgctATAATAATATTCACATGTTCTATATGCTTGTGATTGTTTCGGTGTTTATATTTTCTTTCCAAGTCACTTGGTTGTTGTTTGAGTAAAGGCTTTGTATGTGTGTGTGAGAATATGTGATAATGCTGAATGCTGTTGCATCTAATAGGAGTTCTTGGAGTACCTTCATCTTTGGtcctttataatttatttattattttattctaaaacggtcTTTTTAAGTTGAACCACTGATTGGACTGGTTGGaccaataaatcaataaatcaataactaaagcggtttgatgaccggtccgattttcagaaccttaaaCAAATGTGCTatatagattttgaattttttggtATTATAATGAATTCAATAATAGTTTTGGAGAATGCTGGACGAAAGAGGGACtcacattttaaaattaaaaaggatagaaatacaaatcttgaaaaaaaaaagcaagaattAGATTTTCGaggattttaattttgaattaattaatcattaaaaaaatattaagtagatTCTCTATTATAATAAACTATAGAcgtgtatatttttttgttaatagatAGTGGAAAACAAAATAGAGTTGTCCATGTATTTTATCATATACAGTGATGGGTGTTCTGTTGCTCCCACGAGAGCATAGAAACGATGTAGTTTTGGACAGTGAGCCATTTATTAACTTTTGAATTTGTTTATAACATTTATTAACTACTCTCTATTTATCATGAATCATATTAAAACAGATAAAGTTTTGCTCCAAAAATTGTTATTTGCATAAACACGTCATAGtagataacaatatatataaacatCATCGTGATAGAAAGATATCACGTGTCCACGTTTACTATTGAGAAGGACCAAATTGATATTTTTTCGAGTAAAGATTCAACCTAACTCCTATCCATTTTCACGAAGAACAAGACCCTCCCTGTAAGAAAAAAAGGAACACTTCGGTattcaatcttttttattttaggacAATACGATTCCTTTATTAAAAAATCCGTTAAATGGTACTGAAAATTAGTTTTATGGGAATTTTATTTGTAATATGTGAGGGTTTTAAAGCCCACAAAGTTCCTTTCAATACTATAACCAATTTATGATAATTACTACTACCACATTTTTTATTCTCATTATTATCACTTTTACCTCTACTATTTCTATTGTGTAACGATATTTTATCATCATCGTTGTCTCTTTTATTGTTATCATCACCAATACAAATATCATTaatattaatgttattttatttcatttcttgttctgatgttatttttttaaaagatcttcgtattataattaatttttttttcttgcaatATTATTTTCAGGCCTTTCTCCATTTAACTATCACCTGTAAAaatattttgtcaaaaataaatttataataatttgtgaaagtttaaaattttcacaaattaaaaataaaattttttacaaaattaatttttattattatttaatagattTTTCTGAAAATCGtattatcttaaaataaaaaagttgagtATCAACATAtccatttttttagataaaaaatactttatctttttgtaaaaataaacaAGGATCAAgttaaatcattaatttttttttcttcaaaaattaattatggTCAATTTAGTCCGAATCTTTTAACGGAGTTTACATTTGCACCTTGCTTCCAAGGATGGGTATAGTATCACTGCCCCGCTACGCTGAACAAATCTTCTTCTGATCCTCTCAGTTCTCACTAAATGTCCAGCACCAGTAACACCAAATCGAAATCAATGCCACCTcatcactaccaccaccaccatcaagtCCCCTGCACCCGCACACACCAGATCGCTGCCCTACTCCTCGTGGTTGgcaccttcttcttcaccagaCTCTTCGATCGCTCCTTTGCCCCATGCACCACCACTACCCTCCTTCGCACGTCGCAGAATCAGTTCTTTGGGCCCCATGCGTGGCCGGAGCAAGGTTACGGTTCCCAGCTGTCCCTCAAGATCTACGTTTACGACGCCGCCGAGATCGACGGCTTGAATCAGCTCATGTACGGTAGGGACGGCAAGATCACCGAGGAAGCTTGCTTGAAGGGGCAGTGGGGCACTCAGGTAATTTCAActtccttttcttcctttctttcttgaCGCCATTTACATTCTCTCCTTTTGTGGATCGTGAAGCTAATTTGGGGCGTTTGCTTCTTATATGAAACttgcatttttattgttatttttttctcaTAAAGTGTTCCGTCATTTGGAGGAAACGTAGTTAATGACTTCAGTTAATTTGGATTTTAGATTCGGGATAATGCTAAGTTTGCTTGATTGGTTTTCTACTGAATTTGTGCTTGATTGAGTtggaatttattttataattccttTGTCTTAGTTAACACTTACTCTCTAATTTTGAAAAGGTATCACTGACTTCAGTtgcattgttttattttattattttggtaaAATTTGTATTCATAGGAACTGGTATCAGAAGAAATGTGATTGAAGATGTAGTTTGATTGTATATAATGCTGGGCCTTGGTAGAAGTAGATACCCGAGTAGTATCAGTTCTCTGTATGTATTACTCACATATTGTCAGCATTGGAATGCAATGGTGCACTAGATATTTGAGAGACTTTAGGGTCTGTTTGATTTGTCATTTTTCGATTTTTCTAGTTTGAAGATTTTgtgaagggaaaaagaaaaagagaaacagttataataataaaatccgctttttatgtttttgcttttttttccctTCGCAAATCTTATAAATAGAATAAACTTAAGCAGAAAACTCAAACCAAAGAGGCCCTTCTTCTTTCTGTTACCTATTGCAGCATCATTTTCTTGTTTATTCTGTCTGAGGCTAAGCATTGTACTGAAATGTTATGTTTGCTGGAGGAATTTTCATATTCTGAGAGTGCAATATTGAATTGTAGGTCAAAATACACAAGTTACTTCTGACATCAAGATATCGGACGCGAAAGAAAGAGGATGCAGATTTGTTTTTTGTCCCGTCATATGTTAAATGTGCACGGATGATGGGTGGTCTAAATGACAAAGAAATTAATCAGACCTATGTCAAGGTAAATTCTTTGTTTTCCTGACTGAAACTGCATatgctttctttttttatttccttttaaatgaaaaaaaaaaaaaactaaaatgttaACTGCTCTATATGAGATCAGGTCATAAGCCAAATGCCATATTTTCGGTTATCTGGAGGCCGCAACCACATCTTTGTTTTTCCCAGGTAAAACGAAGAAAATATTTGTTAAAGCTACTCTTGAAACTAAAATGATCATCATTCATAAATATTGATGTAAAAGAAAATGCATAGCATAAAATATTGGATTTATTCAATCATTTGAATATTAAGAATAGTTTAGATGCTTTATAAGAAGAGACAAAAATCTTAATGTTTTTGTGACTGGCAGGCTTTCTTTCTCGATGTACAATGTCTGGCTTAAATATTGGTGAACCTAATAGCTAATACTTGTCAATTCCTTGGTTTTCAGTGGAGCAGGGGCTCACTTGTTCAAATCATGGGCAACATTTATAAATCGCTCCATTATTCTTACACCAGAGGTGAACTTCTAATTCACATGACAGTCTTGTCTGCACACCAGAATCACTATAAGTGAAATTGTTTCATGAAATTTCATGTTTTAACTTATATCTCTTGCCAATTCATTTTGTACAATGGAGAACAAATTGGGTAACAAAGCAGCAAACATAATATATGTTAAATTATTCAAATATATTATTGGGGAATTTTCCATTCTTTAAGCAAGGTTGAGTTGTCTCCGTGTGACCTCAAGGTCACGGGTTCGAGCCGTAAAAATAACCACTGATGAAATTATCAAGTTAGGCTGCATACATTACGTTATTTGAGTGCGGCCCTTTCCCAGACCCTGCGTTACGCGGGATGCTTGTGCACCGGGCTGCCTTTAAGGAAGCTTAAATTCCCTCAGTCCTTGTTATGGACTTGAAAGAAACCTTCATAATATTGTTTAGAAATAGTGTTGTCACTTTGTTAGCAACGGCAACACTGTATCTGAACCTGCACCTCGTTTGTGAATATAGTATTAGATTGTTTTTATCAAGGAGCCTAAAGGGTGATTGGTTGTCTAGGTGCTTGGATAATGCTTAGTAGTGACTCATAATTCTCTTTTATTGTTCTACTTGTAGAGGCATTACTTGAAAAATATCATCCTCTTAAGGGTTCTTTGGTTTGGAGATTGAAAAATCTTTACTGGTCACAAAAATGTTGCTAGACATttagacatttttttatttaaatttatttatcagCAGCACTCTAATCTTTTATACTTTTGAAGCCTCCATATATAATTTTTATCTGCTGAGGCATATAAGAAGACAATGGTTATGTATCAAGTTGATAGGAAAGGCTTGTTTAGCTAACAGTTTGTGTTTCTGTGTTCAAACATAGGGGGATCGGACTGATAAGAGAGATACAAGTGCCTTTAATACATGGAAAGATATAATCATT contains:
- the LOC112697409 gene encoding probable glucuronosyltransferase GUT1 isoform X2, which translates into the protein MSSTSNTKSKSMPPHHYHHHHQVPCTRTHQIAALLLVVGTFFFTRLFDRSFAPCTTTTLLRTSQNQFFGPHAWPEQGYGSQLSLKIYVYDAAEIDGLNQLMYGRDGKITEEACLKGQWGTQVKIHKLLLTSRYRTRKKEDADLFFVPSYVKCARMMGGLNDKEINQTYVKVISQMPYFRLSGGRNHIFVFPSGAGAHLFKSWATFINRSIILTPEGDRTDKRDTSAFNTWKDIIIPGNVDDGMTKDGTTVVRPLPISKRKYLANYLGRAQGKAGRLQLIELARQFPKKLECPDLKFSGPDKLGRKEYFEHLRNAKFCLAPRGESSWTLRFYESFFVECVPVILSDQTELPFQNVVDYSQVSIKWPSSRIGPQLLQYLESIPDKEIEAILARSRQIRCLFVYAADSEPCSAMRGIMWELQRKVRRFHHSAETFWLHNGSIVNRNLVEFPKWELPMPLP
- the LOC112697409 gene encoding probable glucuronosyltransferase GUT1 isoform X3 encodes the protein MLWRTLIQRNPSRVALCLALHRRRVTQVLSAAAVPGPQHRRFFLFPVSSSSLASRQVLFGSSSSLASWHGPNTSNTKSKSMPPHHYHHHHQVPCTRTHQIAALLLVVGTFFFTRLFDRSFAPCTTTTLLRTSQNQFFGPHAWPEQGYGSQLSLKIYVYDAAEIDGLNQLMYGRDGKITEEACLKGQWGTQVKIHKLLLTSRYRTRKKEDADLFFVPSYVKCARMMGGLNDKEINQTYVKVISQMPYFRLSGGRNHIFVFPSGAGAHLFKSWATFINRSIILTPEGDRTDKRDTSAFNTWKDIIIPGNVDDGMTKDGTTVVRPLPISKRKYLANYLGRAQGKAGRLQLIELARQFPKKLECPDLKFSGPDKLGRKEYFEHLRNAKFCLAPRGESSWTLRFYESFFVECVPVILSDQTELPFQNVVDYSQVSIKWPSSRIGPQLLQYLESIPGSW